A genome region from Methylohalobius crimeensis 10Ki includes the following:
- a CDS encoding IS3 family transposase (programmed frameshift), producing the protein MNKRIRYAPEVRERAVRLVLDHQAEHGSQWAAIQSVASKIGCTPETLRKWVRQTETDQGIRGGMATSERERLKQLERENRELKRANEILRKASAYFCPGGARPPTEIRVDFIDEHRATHGVEPICKALQIAPSTYYEQKARERDPERLPARAKRDRALEVEILRVWHEHFGVYGVRKVWRQLLREETMVARCTVARLMKKLGLQGVRRGARTWTTGTDDQLERPADKVNRQFVAHRPNELWVADITYVATWSGFVYVAFVIDVFARRIVGWRVNRSLHTDLVLDALEQAIWARGKAEGLVHHSDRGVQYLSIRYTERLAKAGIDASVGSVGDSYDNALAETINGLFKTEVIRHKGPWRGIDDVEYTTLEWVDWFNHRRLLEPIGNMPPAEYELAYYRQLEESVEAA; encoded by the exons ATGAACAAGCGAATAAGATATGCGCCGGAAGTCCGGGAACGGGCGGTTCGGCTGGTATTGGATCACCAAGCGGAGCATGGTTCTCAGTGGGCAGCGATCCAATCGGTGGCGTCAAAGATTGGTTGCACACCGGAGACGCTGCGCAAATGGGTACGGCAAACGGAAACGGATCAAGGGATTCGTGGTGGGATGGCCACGTCGGAGCGAGAACGCCTCAAGCAGCTGGAACGTGAGAACAGGGAGTTGAAGCGGGCCAACGAGATATTACGCAAGGCATCCGCTTATT TTTGCCCAGGCGGAGCTCGACCGCCGACAGAAATAAGGGTGGATTTTATCGACGAGCACCGGGCGACGCACGGGGTCGAGCCAATCTGCAAAGCGCTTCAGATTGCCCCGTCCACGTATTATGAGCAGAAAGCCCGAGAACGAGATCCCGAGCGGCTACCGGCTCGCGCCAAGCGGGATCGGGCACTGGAAGTTGAGATTCTCCGGGTCTGGCACGAGCACTTCGGTGTTTACGGTGTTCGCAAGGTCTGGCGGCAACTCTTGCGCGAAGAGACCATGGTGGCCCGCTGCACGGTAGCCCGACTCATGAAAAAGCTGGGCCTTCAAGGCGTTAGACGCGGCGCGCGCACCTGGACGACGGGAACCGATGATCAGCTGGAGCGGCCGGCAGACAAAGTCAACCGGCAGTTTGTCGCCCACCGTCCCAACGAGCTGTGGGTGGCCGATATTACGTATGTTGCGACCTGGTCCGGTTTTGTCTATGTTGCGTTCGTCATCGATGTGTTTGCTCGCCGTATTGTGGGCTGGCGTGTAAACCGGTCACTCCATACCGATTTGGTCCTGGATGCGTTGGAGCAAGCCATCTGGGCGCGAGGTAAAGCCGAGGGGCTGGTCCATCACAGCGACCGCGGGGTTCAGTATTTGTCGATCCGTTACACCGAGCGGCTGGCGAAAGCGGGCATTGATGCTTCGGTGGGCAGCGTAGGCGATTCCTATGACAACGCCCTGGCCGAAACCATCAATGGGCTGTTCAAGACAGAGGTGATTCGCCACAAGGGCCCGTGGCGCGGTATCGACGATGTCGAATATACCACCCTGGAATGGGTCGATTGGTTCAACCACCGTCGGTTGTTGGAGCCGATCGGCAACATGCCGCCGGCGGAATATGAATTGGCGTATTATCGCCAACTGGAGGAGTCAGTTGAAGCAGCCTGA
- a CDS encoding thermonuclease family protein, translating to MTGILLGVLWGAFGETKGADIVSYAIVQEDATLKVKGRTIRLFGIYIPPTDRTCLRFLRPTPCGSRAAMALELKIQGFVHCEEKEVYADGSISAICWVGRSTFDEGEDLSAYLIREGWAVALPDAPFEYHVLEKIARRRSLGVWGFPVDRFRHSD from the coding sequence ATGACAGGAATATTGTTGGGGGTCCTTTGGGGGGCCTTCGGGGAGACAAAAGGGGCGGATATCGTAAGTTACGCCATCGTCCAGGAAGACGCGACTCTGAAAGTGAAAGGGCGAACGATCCGGCTGTTCGGTATTTATATTCCTCCTACCGACCGGACTTGCCTGAGGTTTCTACGTCCTACGCCTTGTGGATCGAGAGCGGCCATGGCCTTGGAGCTCAAAATTCAGGGCTTCGTCCACTGTGAAGAAAAGGAGGTGTATGCCGACGGTAGCATTAGCGCTATCTGCTGGGTAGGACGCAGCACTTTCGATGAGGGCGAGGATCTGTCTGCCTATCTCATTAGGGAGGGTTGGGCTGTGGCCCTACCCGATGCGCCTTTCGAATACCACGTGCTGGAAAAAATTGCGCGCCGGCGAAGTCTAGGTGTTTGGGGTTTCCCGGTAGACCGCTTTCGTCATTCTGATTGA
- a CDS encoding ABC transporter substrate-binding protein: protein MGKNTKDKGVSTLSRRRFLTTATGFFVGSYLTGCQLRHQPPLRVASGVWLGYEPMFLARKYGWIDDRSIRLIETRSTSEALRLLYAGRVEGAALTLDEVLTAQAQGVPLEIALIFDFSRGADVLLAHPDIPDLFSLADRRVGVETTAVGAVMLSAALERAHLTSKDIILVPLYYHEHREAYLKGRVDALVTFEPTASLLEAEGANRLFDSRQIPDRIMDVLAFRPEALPILSGAARRLIAAHFRAVDRLRTAPRATVRDMQQRLELTETEILKAYQGIHLPGLEENRQWLMGSPPPLERQADKLQALMLKHKLLSRPVAVTGLATASLLET, encoded by the coding sequence ATGGGGAAAAACACAAAGGACAAAGGTGTGAGTACTCTCAGCCGACGTCGTTTTCTCACTACCGCAACAGGTTTTTTTGTCGGTTCCTACTTAACCGGATGCCAACTCCGTCACCAACCTCCGCTACGCGTGGCAAGCGGGGTGTGGTTGGGTTATGAACCCATGTTCCTGGCCAGGAAATACGGTTGGATCGACGACCGATCCATCCGCCTGATAGAAACCCGATCCACGAGCGAAGCACTGCGCCTGTTGTATGCCGGCCGGGTGGAGGGAGCCGCCCTGACGTTGGACGAGGTGTTAACCGCGCAAGCCCAGGGCGTACCACTGGAAATCGCACTGATTTTCGATTTTTCCCGCGGCGCCGACGTCCTGCTGGCCCACCCCGATATCCCCGATCTTTTTTCTCTGGCAGACAGGCGAGTGGGAGTGGAAACCACTGCGGTCGGCGCCGTGATGCTCTCGGCGGCACTCGAACGCGCGCATCTCACCTCCAAGGACATCATCCTGGTTCCTCTCTATTATCATGAACATCGTGAAGCCTATTTGAAAGGACGGGTAGACGCATTGGTCACTTTTGAACCCACTGCGAGCCTGCTGGAAGCGGAGGGCGCAAACCGACTGTTCGACAGTCGTCAAATTCCCGATCGGATTATGGATGTTCTCGCCTTTAGGCCGGAAGCCCTCCCGATTCTTTCCGGCGCAGCGCGACGTTTGATCGCCGCCCATTTTCGCGCCGTCGATCGGCTGCGCACGGCCCCCCGAGCGACCGTGCGCGACATGCAGCAACGCTTGGAATTAACCGAAACCGAAATTTTGAAGGCTTATCAAGGCATACACCTGCCCGGTCTGGAGGAAAACCGCCAATGGCTCATGGGGTCGCCGCCCCCTTTAGAGCGTCAAGCAGACAAGCTGCAGGCATTGATGCTGAAGCACAAACTTCTCTCCCGCCCGGTCGCAGTCACGGGGCTGGCCACCGCAAGCTTACTGGAAACATAA